One window from the genome of Nicotiana tomentosiformis chromosome 5, ASM39032v3, whole genome shotgun sequence encodes:
- the LOC104120582 gene encoding uncharacterized protein isoform X1 codes for MEDPFLHLASLSSYIAQQFAQFIEDLICIDIFGWSENLVGFGGQHVTFTSNRGYRSVHEASSFSSRVSNQGSSLIIRERSTSNPNDSLPVHSRLEIVRSNQSYGGFSLIFEGLMLPVYGLRYAWKLMVASWRCFISHIRCALVQVQSVISRVLKTLHGSSDDIGWMQRAPEMAPVVDGSARFRELLQDIRNGQHTLPDSFVYLLIPGFFSNHGPLYFVSTKKFFSKMGLICHIAKIHSEASVEQNAWELKQYIEELHWGSGKRVMLLGHSKGGVDASAALSKYWHELKDKVAGLAFVQSPYGGTPVASDILREGQIADKETRRIMEFLICKLIKGDIRALEDLTYEKRQEFIKNHKLPDDIPLISFHSEASIALNVIATMSHIAHAELPWLPLPGFGDNDSADVIQAGCKVPVMVPVSAGLAFCALHLQLRYGEKSDGLVTCRDAEVPGSVVVKPDMKLDHAWMVYSSWKKDPNEPDASEMCEAMLTMLVELGKNRKKLC; via the exons ATGGAGGACCCATTTTTACATCTTGCAAGCTTGAGCTCTTATATAGCCCAGCAATTTGCTCAATTTATTG AAGATCTTATCTGCATAGATATCTTTGGGTGGTCGGAAAATTTAGTTGGCTTTGGTGGTCAGCATGTAACCTTCACCAGTAACAGGGGTTACAGATCTGTTCATGAAGCGTCCTCATTTTCTTCAAGAGTGTCCAACCAAGGATCAAGCCTTATAATTCGTGAAAGAAGCACCTCCAATCCCAATGATAGCTTACCTGTACATTCAAGATTAGAGATTGTGAGAAGTAATCAAAGTTATGGAGGTTTCAGCCTCATTTTTGAAGG GTTGATGCTTCCAGTATATGGTCTAAGATATGCTTGGAAACTTATGGTGGCCTCTTGGAGATGTTTTATATCTCATATCCGATGTGCTCTAGTTCAAGTTCAGAG TGTTATATCTCGTGTCCTTAAAACCTTGCATGGATCTTCTGATGACATTGGGTGGATGCAACGAGCTCCTGAAATGGCTCCTGTAGTTGATGGCTCAGCTAGATTTAGAGAACTACTACAAGATATTAG GAATGGACAGCACACACTACCGGATTCTTTTGTTTATCTACTAATTCCAG GGTTTTTCAGCAATCACGGTCCCTTATATTTTGTGAGCACTAAGAAGTTCTTTTCAAAGATGGGACTAATTTGCCATATTGCTAAGATTCATAGTGAG GCATCCGTGGAACAAAATGCATGGGAATTGAAGCAATACATTGAGGAGTTACACTGGGGGTCTGGCAAACGTGTGATGCTGCTTGGTCACAGTAAGGGTGGGGTCGACGCCTCCGCTGCTTTGTCAAAATATTGGCATGAATTAAAGGATAAAGTTGCAGGGCTGGCATTTGTGCAGAGCCCTTATGGTGGGACGCCTGTTGCATCAGATATTCTTCGTGAAGGCCAGATTGCTGACAAGGAAACGCGAAGGATCATGGAGTTTTTAATATGCAAGCTAATTAAG GGTGACATACGGGCATTAGAGGATCTCACGTATGAGAAGCGACAGGAGTTCATAAAAAACCACAAGCTTCCTGACGATATTCCTCTCATCTCCTTCCATTCTGAAGCCAGTATAGCACTGAACGTAATAGCAACAATGTCCCATATTGCACATGCTGAACTTCCTTGGCTACCTTTGCCTGGGTTTGGTGACAATGACTCAGCAGATGTCATCCAAGCAGGCTGCAAGGTGCCTGTTATGGTTCCTGTTTCTGCTGGACTCGCTTTTTGTGCACTCCACCTGCAATTAAGGTATGGAGAGAAGAGTGACGGTCTAGTGACCTGTCGTGATGCTGAAGTACCCGGTTCAGTGGTGGTAAAACCAGACATGAAGCTTGATCATGCTTGGATGGTATATTCATCATGGAAAAAGGACCCAAATGAACCGGATGCTAGTGAAATGTGTGAAGCTATGTTAACTATGCTTGTGGAACTCGGTAAGAACAGAAAGAAGCTTTGTTAA
- the LOC104120582 gene encoding uncharacterized protein isoform X2, with translation MEDPFLHLASLSSYIAQQFAQFIDLICIDIFGWSENLVGFGGQHVTFTSNRGYRSVHEASSFSSRVSNQGSSLIIRERSTSNPNDSLPVHSRLEIVRSNQSYGGFSLIFEGLMLPVYGLRYAWKLMVASWRCFISHIRCALVQVQSVISRVLKTLHGSSDDIGWMQRAPEMAPVVDGSARFRELLQDIRNGQHTLPDSFVYLLIPGFFSNHGPLYFVSTKKFFSKMGLICHIAKIHSEASVEQNAWELKQYIEELHWGSGKRVMLLGHSKGGVDASAALSKYWHELKDKVAGLAFVQSPYGGTPVASDILREGQIADKETRRIMEFLICKLIKGDIRALEDLTYEKRQEFIKNHKLPDDIPLISFHSEASIALNVIATMSHIAHAELPWLPLPGFGDNDSADVIQAGCKVPVMVPVSAGLAFCALHLQLRYGEKSDGLVTCRDAEVPGSVVVKPDMKLDHAWMVYSSWKKDPNEPDASEMCEAMLTMLVELGKNRKKLC, from the exons ATGGAGGACCCATTTTTACATCTTGCAAGCTTGAGCTCTTATATAGCCCAGCAATTTGCTCAATTTATTG ATCTTATCTGCATAGATATCTTTGGGTGGTCGGAAAATTTAGTTGGCTTTGGTGGTCAGCATGTAACCTTCACCAGTAACAGGGGTTACAGATCTGTTCATGAAGCGTCCTCATTTTCTTCAAGAGTGTCCAACCAAGGATCAAGCCTTATAATTCGTGAAAGAAGCACCTCCAATCCCAATGATAGCTTACCTGTACATTCAAGATTAGAGATTGTGAGAAGTAATCAAAGTTATGGAGGTTTCAGCCTCATTTTTGAAGG GTTGATGCTTCCAGTATATGGTCTAAGATATGCTTGGAAACTTATGGTGGCCTCTTGGAGATGTTTTATATCTCATATCCGATGTGCTCTAGTTCAAGTTCAGAG TGTTATATCTCGTGTCCTTAAAACCTTGCATGGATCTTCTGATGACATTGGGTGGATGCAACGAGCTCCTGAAATGGCTCCTGTAGTTGATGGCTCAGCTAGATTTAGAGAACTACTACAAGATATTAG GAATGGACAGCACACACTACCGGATTCTTTTGTTTATCTACTAATTCCAG GGTTTTTCAGCAATCACGGTCCCTTATATTTTGTGAGCACTAAGAAGTTCTTTTCAAAGATGGGACTAATTTGCCATATTGCTAAGATTCATAGTGAG GCATCCGTGGAACAAAATGCATGGGAATTGAAGCAATACATTGAGGAGTTACACTGGGGGTCTGGCAAACGTGTGATGCTGCTTGGTCACAGTAAGGGTGGGGTCGACGCCTCCGCTGCTTTGTCAAAATATTGGCATGAATTAAAGGATAAAGTTGCAGGGCTGGCATTTGTGCAGAGCCCTTATGGTGGGACGCCTGTTGCATCAGATATTCTTCGTGAAGGCCAGATTGCTGACAAGGAAACGCGAAGGATCATGGAGTTTTTAATATGCAAGCTAATTAAG GGTGACATACGGGCATTAGAGGATCTCACGTATGAGAAGCGACAGGAGTTCATAAAAAACCACAAGCTTCCTGACGATATTCCTCTCATCTCCTTCCATTCTGAAGCCAGTATAGCACTGAACGTAATAGCAACAATGTCCCATATTGCACATGCTGAACTTCCTTGGCTACCTTTGCCTGGGTTTGGTGACAATGACTCAGCAGATGTCATCCAAGCAGGCTGCAAGGTGCCTGTTATGGTTCCTGTTTCTGCTGGACTCGCTTTTTGTGCACTCCACCTGCAATTAAGGTATGGAGAGAAGAGTGACGGTCTAGTGACCTGTCGTGATGCTGAAGTACCCGGTTCAGTGGTGGTAAAACCAGACATGAAGCTTGATCATGCTTGGATGGTATATTCATCATGGAAAAAGGACCCAAATGAACCGGATGCTAGTGAAATGTGTGAAGCTATGTTAACTATGCTTGTGGAACTCGGTAAGAACAGAAAGAAGCTTTGTTAA